Proteins co-encoded in one Bacillus infantis NRRL B-14911 genomic window:
- a CDS encoding ABC transporter substrate-binding protein, with protein MKLSKIYLGLFSLIAILMLAACGGAAEDEAADSKDSSSGSGEDTSYTVEHAMGTETLEKAPEKIVILTNEGTEALLAMGVTPVGAVQSWTGDPWYDHISDQMKDVQVVGLESEVNVEAIAALEPDLIIGNKMRQEKIYDQLKSIAPTVFAETLRGNWKENFELYAKAINKEEEGKQVIADYDQRIADIKEKLGDDVNKEISMVRFMAGDVRIYHKDSFSGVILDQIGFARPESQDVDDFAEKNATKERIPAMDGDALFYFTYEEGDGEATDVEKEWIEDPLFKNLEVAKAGNVYKVDDTIWNTAGGVLAANLMLDDIEKFMIK; from the coding sequence ATGAAGCTGAGCAAAATTTATCTTGGGCTGTTTTCACTTATAGCCATCCTGATGCTGGCTGCCTGCGGAGGCGCTGCCGAGGATGAAGCGGCAGACAGCAAAGATTCATCATCCGGAAGCGGCGAAGATACAAGCTACACAGTAGAACATGCAATGGGAACTGAAACTTTAGAAAAAGCACCTGAAAAAATTGTCATTCTGACAAACGAAGGAACTGAGGCACTTCTTGCCATGGGCGTCACTCCTGTTGGGGCTGTCCAGTCCTGGACTGGTGATCCCTGGTATGACCATATTTCAGACCAGATGAAAGATGTCCAGGTTGTCGGACTAGAGAGTGAAGTGAATGTGGAAGCCATCGCAGCTCTTGAGCCGGACTTGATCATCGGAAACAAGATGCGCCAGGAAAAGATTTACGATCAGCTGAAGTCAATTGCCCCGACCGTTTTTGCGGAAACATTGCGCGGCAATTGGAAGGAAAACTTCGAGCTTTACGCCAAAGCCATCAATAAAGAGGAAGAAGGCAAGCAGGTCATTGCCGATTATGATCAGCGCATCGCTGATATAAAGGAAAAACTCGGCGATGATGTGAACAAGGAAATCTCCATGGTCCGCTTCATGGCCGGAGATGTCCGCATCTATCATAAAGATTCTTTCTCGGGTGTCATTCTTGATCAGATCGGTTTTGCCCGCCCTGAAAGCCAGGATGTAGATGATTTTGCCGAGAAGAATGCCACTAAAGAACGAATTCCGGCCATGGACGGAGACGCTCTCTTCTACTTCACCTATGAAGAAGGGGACGGCGAAGCAACAGATGTGGAAAAAGAATGGATTGAAGACCCGCTCTTCAAAAATCTTGAAGTTGCTAAGGCAGGAAATGTATACAAAGTGGATGATACCATCTGGAATACAGCAGGCGGTGTCCTTGCAGCCAATCTCATGCTTGATGATATTGAAAAATTCATGATTAAATAA
- a CDS encoding spore germination protein — protein MKKPRIQKDVEYKDWEESLVKSEDYKKTFYYNQKTGLRFGFSFMSTLVDESILQEGVLPYLQGEEFTRIEDVKKIIPIPDVSVSEDPSDIEQKLFNGYVMVTIETEVKHFAFVAAQKEVVRSLTQPEVEFSVIGPKEAFVEAIDQNLNLIRKRLSIKELIIEQYTIGKLSKTKVAVLYIEGIADNENVNTVRQRLKDIEIDHIMDSSYIVEIIADNQNTIFPQILDSERPDRVSGILAEGKIAIVVDGSPQVLICPTTLVEYFSSFEDYYLNWYLSSFFRLVRLFAVAFSILITPIYVATLSYHYELIPKDLMSTLITSRREIPLPPILEALFLELTIELLREAGARLPTKVGQTIGIVGGIVIGTASVEAGLTSNVLLIIVALSALASFTTPVYRMGNTIRLLRFPFLFLAELWGLLGIVFCFCILMTHLIRLTSLGRPFLEPIYPLRVPDLKDALIRLPFSKQSKRPVYVRPEQPRRFSKKKAQQKKDIDE, from the coding sequence ATGAAAAAGCCACGCATCCAAAAGGATGTCGAGTATAAAGACTGGGAAGAGTCACTTGTTAAATCTGAGGACTATAAAAAGACTTTCTATTATAACCAGAAAACGGGACTGAGATTCGGCTTTTCCTTTATGTCTACACTTGTGGATGAGAGCATCCTCCAAGAAGGGGTCCTTCCTTATCTTCAGGGAGAGGAATTTACCCGGATCGAGGATGTCAAAAAGATTATTCCTATTCCAGATGTAAGTGTCTCCGAGGACCCTTCAGATATTGAACAGAAGCTATTCAATGGCTATGTAATGGTGACGATTGAAACAGAAGTAAAGCATTTTGCATTTGTTGCAGCCCAGAAGGAAGTTGTCAGAAGCCTGACCCAGCCTGAGGTGGAGTTCAGTGTCATCGGCCCGAAGGAGGCCTTTGTAGAAGCTATTGACCAGAACTTGAACCTGATCCGGAAAAGACTGTCCATTAAAGAACTGATCATCGAGCAGTATACAATCGGAAAGCTGTCTAAAACGAAGGTCGCCGTCCTGTATATCGAAGGAATTGCCGACAATGAGAATGTTAACACGGTGCGGCAGCGCCTGAAGGATATTGAGATTGACCATATCATGGACAGTTCTTATATTGTCGAAATCATAGCCGACAATCAGAATACAATATTTCCGCAAATCCTGGATTCGGAAAGGCCGGACCGGGTTTCCGGCATCCTTGCAGAAGGAAAGATCGCCATTGTGGTGGACGGCTCCCCGCAAGTGCTGATATGCCCGACGACGCTTGTGGAATATTTCAGTTCTTTTGAAGATTATTATCTGAATTGGTATTTATCTTCCTTTTTCAGGCTTGTCCGCCTGTTTGCGGTTGCCTTTTCCATTTTAATCACACCCATATATGTTGCTACACTGTCTTATCATTATGAACTGATACCAAAGGATCTGATGAGCACGCTGATCACTTCCAGGAGAGAGATTCCGCTGCCGCCAATCCTGGAGGCACTATTCCTTGAATTGACTATAGAATTGCTGCGTGAGGCCGGTGCACGGCTTCCTACCAAGGTAGGCCAGACAATCGGTATCGTAGGAGGAATCGTTATCGGGACAGCTTCTGTTGAAGCCGGCCTGACGAGCAACGTCCTTCTCATCATCGTAGCTCTCTCTGCCCTGGCGTCTTTTACTACACCAGTCTACCGGATGGGCAACACGATCCGCCTTTTGCGGTTCCCCTTCCTTTTCCTGGCCGAGTTATGGGGGCTCCTCGGGATTGTATTTTGCTTCTGCATCCTTATGACGCATCTGATCAGGCTGACATCGCTGGGCCGGCCATTCCTTGAGCCGATCTATCCCCTCAGAGTACCTGATTTAAAGGATGCGCTCATCCGCCTGCCATTTTCAAAGCAGTCAAAAAGGCCGGTATATGTCCGGCCAGAGCAGCCAAGGCGTTTTTCAAAAAAGAAGGCTCAGCAAAAGAAAGACATTGATGAGTAA
- a CDS encoding GerAB/ArcD/ProY family transporter, translated as MKQSLPENVKISPFLIFYIIVSIQIGIGVLGYQRIIAKTAGYDAWMSVIAAGASIHIILWMMYKTAENAGGDLISINSYVFGKKIGKIVSLAFSAYYILLTTTIIRTYIEVIQVWLFPELSTFWFSFGFLALAAYVVSGGLRTVTGVAFLGAILPSYLMLTFAFAIPFSDYRNLFPVLDHSIKDIALAARDMSLTYLGYEILLLVYPFLKDPGKSKKWAHLAIFTTTSLYVILTIITFGYFSEKQLQKTVWATLTMWKIVEMPFVERFEYIGIANWNLIILPNACLAIWGASRIVKRVAGIQQRKNVIGIVLICLAVANIFETREQIDLLNNISSQFGFYFNYGYVPLLFAGSLVAKKVRKK; from the coding sequence ATGAAGCAGTCCTTGCCTGAAAATGTGAAAATATCTCCCTTCCTGATATTTTATATTATTGTATCCATACAGATAGGCATCGGCGTTCTTGGGTATCAGCGGATCATTGCCAAAACAGCCGGCTATGATGCATGGATGTCAGTCATTGCGGCCGGCGCCTCTATCCATATCATTCTCTGGATGATGTATAAGACAGCCGAAAACGCAGGAGGAGATTTAATATCCATCAACTCATACGTCTTTGGAAAGAAAATCGGAAAAATAGTCAGCCTTGCTTTTTCTGCCTATTATATCCTGCTGACTACTACAATCATAAGAACATATATCGAAGTCATCCAAGTCTGGCTGTTCCCGGAATTGAGCACCTTCTGGTTTTCTTTCGGCTTTTTGGCCCTGGCAGCATATGTAGTCAGCGGGGGCCTGCGTACAGTCACAGGCGTCGCCTTTCTTGGCGCCATTCTTCCCAGCTATCTGATGCTTACCTTCGCCTTTGCAATTCCATTCAGCGATTATCGCAATCTTTTTCCTGTATTGGACCATTCCATTAAGGATATTGCACTTGCAGCAAGAGATATGTCGCTGACGTATCTTGGCTATGAAATCTTATTGCTTGTCTATCCATTTTTAAAGGATCCGGGCAAATCAAAAAAATGGGCACATCTGGCCATTTTCACCACAACCTCACTATATGTCATCCTGACAATCATTACCTTCGGCTATTTTTCTGAAAAGCAGCTGCAGAAAACTGTCTGGGCAACATTGACGATGTGGAAAATTGTTGAAATGCCTTTTGTTGAGCGGTTTGAATATATCGGGATTGCCAACTGGAATTTAATCATTCTCCCAAATGCCTGCCTGGCGATTTGGGGGGCAAGCAGGATCGTCAAACGGGTCGCGGGCATCCAGCAGCGCAAGAACGTCATTGGCATCGTCCTTATTTGCCTTGCTGTTGCCAATATATTTGAGACCAGGGAGCAGATTGATCTCCTCAATAATATCTCTTCCCAATTTGGCTTCTATTTTAATTACGGCTATGTTCCTTTGTTGTTTGCCGGCAGCCTCGTTGCAAAGAAGGTGAGGAAAAAATGA
- a CDS encoding Ger(x)C family spore germination protein encodes MKLSSYLSLLAVCILLSGCLEKEIIDDLNIESGIAYDWEDDKLKGTALIPVYLPDQPVKNVTFTSTSTLSRDLLLEMQRQSSEPLVTGSLEVGVFGKELTQRGIIDVLDSFQRDASIGARVFLAVADNKAGDIMKGEYGTRGNAIYISNLLKHNMEQRDVPKSNLQIFLASFYQQGKTAYLPKLKDMGKDKVEISGMSLFKFDKVVDEIDAEKMFFFKLLVDKYSEGSYKINIGNDQAAIKSIKSKHKIKIIKSEPYEFKVEISIKGIIREYSGEQLTIKEIKGVEKNFENLIDKETEALITRFQKEGIDPVGFGAFVKSKTRGFDFKKWEDEYKRMSVKVTSNVEILESGVIE; translated from the coding sequence ATGAAATTATCCAGTTATTTATCCCTCCTTGCGGTCTGTATACTGCTGAGCGGGTGCCTGGAAAAAGAAATTATTGATGATTTAAATATTGAGAGCGGGATTGCTTATGATTGGGAGGATGATAAATTGAAGGGCACTGCCCTTATCCCAGTCTACCTGCCCGACCAGCCTGTAAAAAATGTCACGTTTACCAGCACCTCCACATTGAGCAGGGATCTGCTGCTGGAAATGCAGCGCCAGTCGTCCGAGCCTCTGGTGACTGGAAGCTTGGAGGTAGGCGTGTTCGGCAAGGAACTCACCCAAAGGGGTATCATTGATGTCCTTGACTCATTCCAGAGGGATGCAAGCATCGGTGCCCGGGTATTTCTCGCTGTTGCAGATAATAAGGCAGGCGATATCATGAAAGGCGAGTATGGGACAAGGGGCAATGCCATTTATATCTCCAATTTGCTCAAGCACAATATGGAACAGCGCGATGTCCCCAAAAGCAATCTCCAAATTTTCCTGGCATCTTTCTATCAGCAGGGCAAGACAGCTTATTTGCCTAAGCTGAAAGATATGGGCAAGGACAAAGTAGAGATTTCAGGAATGTCCTTATTTAAATTTGATAAAGTGGTAGACGAAATTGATGCAGAGAAAATGTTCTTTTTTAAACTGCTGGTAGACAAGTACAGCGAGGGTTCCTATAAGATAAATATCGGGAACGATCAGGCAGCCATCAAGAGCATTAAATCCAAGCATAAAATTAAAATCATCAAAAGCGAGCCTTATGAATTTAAAGTCGAAATAAGCATAAAAGGAATTATCCGGGAATACTCCGGAGAACAGCTGACCATAAAAGAAATCAAGGGTGTGGAGAAGAACTTCGAGAATCTTATAGACAAGGAAACGGAAGCGCTCATTACCCGCTTTCAAAAAGAGGGCATTGATCCGGTAGGATTTGGCGCTTTTGTGAAAAGCAAAACAAGGGGCTTTGATTTTAAGAAATGGGAAGATGAATACAAGCGCATGAGCGTAAAGGTTACAAGCAATGTAGAGATACTTGAATCAGGGGTAATAGAATGA
- a CDS encoding FtsW/RodA/SpoVE family cell cycle protein produces the protein MTSKNNSSYRIDFGLILILMLLCLVSCISIYSAQTTGQYKDNFLLKQIVWWVVGAGIVGTVMTLDSDQLKKISWYAYGLGIALLGFLIVAPSGIAPVINGAKSWYTFPAVGSLQPSEVVKVFIILALARVITDHHPKYRIKTIQTDLWLLVKIGAVTFLPLMLVMQQPDLGTSLVFIAIMIGMIFISGITWKLLLPIFGGGITLIAGIFYLVLWHPDLLEKYLGVKQYQFGRIYSWIDPYNYQGTTGFQLTRSLLAIGSGETSGKGYGTREVYLPESHTDFIFSIVGEEFGFIGASVLISLFFLLIYHITKVGMETKNDFYTYICVGVISMITFHVFQNIGMTIGLLPITGIPLPFVSYGGSSLMGSMLAISLIFSIRYHYKKYMFSNSD, from the coding sequence ATGACTTCTAAAAATAATTCTAGTTATCGTATAGATTTTGGGTTGATATTGATTTTGATGCTGCTGTGCCTGGTTAGCTGCATATCGATTTACAGCGCGCAGACTACGGGCCAGTATAAAGATAATTTCCTTCTGAAGCAGATTGTCTGGTGGGTGGTCGGGGCCGGCATTGTTGGAACGGTTATGACGCTTGATTCTGATCAGCTGAAGAAGATTTCCTGGTATGCCTATGGGCTGGGTATTGCGCTGCTTGGGTTTTTGATCGTGGCTCCTTCGGGGATTGCACCTGTCATAAATGGGGCAAAGAGCTGGTATACCTTCCCTGCGGTAGGGTCCCTTCAGCCTTCTGAGGTTGTTAAAGTTTTTATCATCCTCGCTCTGGCAAGGGTGATAACAGACCATCATCCGAAGTATCGGATCAAGACGATCCAAACCGATCTCTGGCTGCTGGTGAAAATCGGTGCAGTGACGTTCCTGCCGCTCATGCTTGTGATGCAGCAGCCTGACCTCGGCACAAGCCTTGTATTCATAGCAATCATGATTGGCATGATCTTCATCTCAGGAATCACATGGAAGCTTCTGCTCCCAATATTCGGCGGCGGAATCACCTTAATCGCAGGCATTTTCTACCTCGTGCTCTGGCACCCCGATCTGCTGGAAAAATATCTGGGCGTCAAACAGTACCAGTTCGGCCGCATCTATTCCTGGATCGATCCCTATAATTATCAGGGGACGACCGGATTCCAGCTGACACGCTCCCTGCTTGCCATCGGTTCTGGGGAAACAAGCGGAAAGGGCTATGGCACAAGGGAAGTCTACCTTCCTGAAAGCCATACTGACTTTATTTTCAGCATTGTTGGGGAAGAGTTCGGGTTCATTGGAGCGAGTGTTTTGATCAGCCTGTTTTTCCTGCTGATTTACCATATTACGAAAGTTGGCATGGAAACTAAGAACGACTTTTACACCTATATTTGTGTCGGTGTCATCAGCATGATCACATTCCATGTATTCCAGAATATCGGCATGACAATCGGGCTCCTGCCGATCACTGGTATCCCGCTTCCATTTGTCAGCTATGGAGGAAGCTCGCTCATGGGCAGCATGCTTGCCATCAGCCTGATCTTCTCCATCCGCTACCATTATAAAAAGTATATGTTCTCCAATAGTGACTAA
- a CDS encoding DUF4931 domain-containing protein, translating into MTKTHLNFNTSIGVKKPNSIRDKEQGCPFCEREKLTDILAVEDNIILLKNKFPVLENTLQTVLIESDECSGDISTYSLEHLEKLLSFGLKHWIEMENSGRFTSVLFFKNHGPLSGGTIAHPHMQIVGLNEVDYTENIREEEFEGLAISQKGRSLLNISTAPKIGFYEFNAKLGDMEEIGAFAAYIQAAVRYILHSFPFKCSSYNLFFYKLGEDIYAKIVPRFVTTPIYIGYSIPQVPNNLEWMKEDIRAKYFDSFPAED; encoded by the coding sequence ATGACAAAAACACATTTGAACTTCAACACTTCAATCGGAGTGAAAAAGCCAAACAGTATCCGTGACAAAGAGCAGGGCTGCCCTTTCTGTGAGAGAGAAAAGCTGACCGATATCCTTGCAGTCGAGGACAATATCATTTTGCTGAAAAATAAATTCCCTGTCCTTGAAAATACCCTGCAGACTGTTTTGATTGAATCAGACGAATGCAGCGGGGATATCTCAACCTATTCTTTAGAGCATCTGGAAAAGCTGCTAAGTTTCGGATTGAAGCATTGGATTGAAATGGAAAACAGCGGACGCTTCACATCTGTCCTGTTTTTTAAAAACCACGGGCCGCTCTCAGGGGGGACCATTGCGCATCCCCATATGCAGATTGTCGGGCTTAATGAAGTGGATTACACAGAAAATATCAGGGAAGAAGAATTTGAGGGACTGGCCATCAGCCAAAAAGGCAGATCACTGCTCAATATTTCAACAGCCCCGAAAATCGGCTTCTATGAATTTAATGCAAAGCTTGGAGACATGGAGGAAATCGGTGCCTTTGCTGCTTATATTCAGGCAGCTGTCCGCTATATCCTTCACAGCTTTCCGTTCAAATGCTCCAGCTATAATTTATTTTTCTATAAACTCGGAGAGGACATCTATGCCAAAATAGTCCCGCGGTTCGTAACAACACCTATTTACATCGGCTATTCGATCCCGCAGGTCCCCAATAATCTGGAATGGATGAAAGAGGACATCCGTGCAAAGTACTTTGACAGCTTCCCTGCCGAAGACTGA
- a CDS encoding FixH family protein yields the protein MKKYLYVFILAVMVLAACGKGSDDSGQGNGGQVPEILEAKLVVPEKVELNEEITLSVEVVQGEEAVEDADEVKFEIWQEGNQEESEMLPAEHTGKGIYQAAKTFGKDGDYIVQVHVTARDMHTMPKAEVQAGEGGDAGNSADGEAAHEHGEDEGHDHESGGEESSHHHGEAAISFIKPDHIHMKQAAGLDVQVDKKDGAPLEKALVKLEIMKEGKDTPEWVNLKESGEGKYSAEHSFAEAGSYTVTVHVENSEGLHEHSDFPLTVSE from the coding sequence ATGAAGAAATATCTATATGTTTTTATCCTCGCCGTGATGGTTCTTGCAGCTTGCGGAAAGGGTTCTGATGACAGCGGCCAGGGGAACGGGGGACAAGTGCCGGAAATCCTTGAAGCCAAGCTTGTTGTTCCTGAAAAAGTGGAGCTGAATGAAGAAATAACCCTTTCTGTCGAAGTAGTGCAGGGGGAAGAAGCTGTCGAGGATGCAGATGAAGTAAAGTTTGAAATCTGGCAGGAAGGAAATCAAGAGGAGAGTGAGATGCTTCCTGCAGAACATACAGGCAAAGGAATTTACCAGGCTGCCAAGACCTTCGGCAAGGATGGCGATTATATAGTCCAGGTCCATGTGACAGCGAGGGACATGCATACAATGCCAAAAGCTGAGGTACAAGCCGGTGAGGGCGGAGACGCTGGCAATAGTGCGGACGGAGAAGCCGCTCATGAGCATGGGGAAGATGAAGGCCATGACCATGAGTCAGGCGGAGAAGAATCATCCCACCATCATGGTGAGGCTGCAATCAGTTTCATCAAGCCGGATCATATCCATATGAAACAGGCGGCGGGCCTTGATGTCCAGGTGGACAAGAAAGATGGGGCTCCCCTGGAAAAAGCGCTTGTTAAGCTTGAAATCATGAAAGAAGGCAAGGACACCCCTGAGTGGGTGAACCTGAAAGAGTCCGGCGAAGGAAAATATTCTGCAGAACATAGCTTTGCAGAGGCGGGCAGCTATACAGTGACTGTTCATGTGGAAAACTCGGAAGGGCTGCATGAACACTCGGATTTTCCTCTGACAGTCAGCGAATAG
- a CDS encoding spore coat protein: MLSGNYRPKVEDVYCESNAAGSSCHHSGWNALDPSSSHPMSIFDSSDRDVKDVVQGTNMGQYSKESIVLKNCLNVEVNSSETQVAASLQAALVVAIVIVINISIADGGQAERITEDLLQFTQINQSNRQSVYIENAKDCTVNLEDTQVALTLNLLIQVLLALVIELEIL; the protein is encoded by the coding sequence TTGTTAAGTGGAAACTATCGTCCAAAGGTAGAAGATGTTTATTGTGAAAGCAATGCTGCCGGTTCATCATGCCACCACAGCGGATGGAATGCCCTTGATCCTTCATCAAGCCATCCTATGAGCATCTTTGACAGCAGCGACAGAGATGTAAAAGATGTTGTGCAAGGCACGAATATGGGCCAATATTCTAAAGAGTCCATTGTCCTTAAAAACTGTCTCAATGTTGAAGTAAACTCAAGTGAAACCCAAGTTGCCGCTTCATTGCAGGCAGCCCTCGTTGTAGCAATCGTCATTGTCATCAATATCTCAATTGCCGACGGAGGCCAAGCTGAAAGGATCACTGAAGATTTGCTTCAATTCACACAAATCAACCAATCTAACCGCCAGAGCGTTTATATTGAAAATGCGAAAGACTGTACTGTAAACCTTGAAGATACTCAAGTAGCGCTGACACTTAACCTGCTGATCCAGGTACTTCTTGCACTGGTTATTGAACTGGAAATCCTGTAA
- a CDS encoding adenine nucleotide alpha hydrolase family protein, whose amino-acid sequence MNDLLETILVCVSSPQHAETLIQRGKLLADAFKGKCYVLSVLPGQEKDLEFNQIQTKMLFESLAEKYGLPAIQKYKNGQKVSDLIAETVREKSATQIVMAHAVQSKWEMVVKHSLVNHLFELLEGVDLHLVEVNRDVYDPAGEWDKGIEASLVKEEGGYKISFDDNGKEGTLGTFFRELSTDFSNGFFVKGDGQNQKVIKIHNGTAAAEAVEKD is encoded by the coding sequence GTGAATGATTTGCTGGAAACGATACTGGTATGTGTAAGCAGCCCTCAGCATGCTGAAACGCTCATTCAAAGGGGGAAGCTCCTTGCTGATGCATTTAAGGGGAAGTGCTATGTATTGTCAGTGCTCCCGGGGCAGGAAAAGGATCTTGAGTTCAACCAGATCCAGACGAAAATGCTGTTCGAATCATTGGCTGAAAAATACGGCCTTCCAGCCATCCAAAAGTATAAGAACGGACAGAAGGTTTCTGATTTAATCGCCGAAACAGTCCGGGAGAAGTCCGCCACTCAAATCGTCATGGCCCACGCCGTTCAGAGCAAATGGGAAATGGTCGTCAAGCATTCCCTCGTCAATCATCTGTTCGAGCTTCTTGAAGGCGTTGACCTCCATCTTGTTGAAGTGAACCGCGATGTATACGATCCGGCAGGAGAATGGGATAAGGGGATAGAAGCTTCTTTGGTAAAAGAAGAAGGCGGCTATAAAATCTCGTTTGATGATAACGGGAAAGAAGGAACTCTTGGCACCTTTTTCAGGGAATTGTCCACCGATTTCTCCAATGGCTTTTTTGTAAAAGGGGATGGACAAAATCAAAAAGTCATTAAGATCCATAATGGGACCGCTGCAGCAGAAGCAGTGGAAAAGGACTGA
- a CDS encoding GNAT family N-acetyltransferase, which translates to MNNINEKLKGSFPEIKTARLLLRKVIMEDAEDILGYLSDAEVTKYYGIEPFADLDDARSEIGWYERILEEGTGIRWGISLKDGQGLIGSCGFLNMDSTHFRADIGLELDPACWNQGIGTEAITAIIQYGFEDLNLMRIQALIEPANLQSQRLFGKCGFIREGLLRNYEYTCGKFDDLLMFSIINPHHLGPGS; encoded by the coding sequence ATGAATAATATAAATGAAAAATTGAAGGGATCGTTTCCGGAAATCAAAACGGCCCGCCTTCTGCTCAGGAAAGTGATAATGGAGGATGCAGAGGATATCCTCGGATATCTTTCTGATGCCGAAGTAACGAAATACTATGGAATCGAGCCATTTGCTGACTTGGATGATGCACGCTCCGAAATTGGCTGGTATGAACGCATTCTTGAGGAAGGAACGGGTATCCGCTGGGGAATTTCGTTAAAGGACGGACAAGGGCTGATTGGAAGCTGCGGATTTTTGAATATGGATTCCACCCATTTCCGGGCAGATATAGGTCTTGAACTGGATCCTGCCTGTTGGAATCAGGGAATCGGCACCGAGGCAATCACGGCTATCATCCAGTATGGCTTCGAGGATTTGAATCTGATGAGAATCCAGGCACTGATTGAACCGGCAAACCTCCAGTCCCAGCGCCTTTTCGGAAAATGCGGGTTTATCCGTGAAGGATTGCTGAGGAATTATGAATATACCTGCGGAAAGTTTGATGATCTGCTGATGTTTTCCATCATTAATCCCCATCATCTAGGCCCAGGGTCTTAG
- a CDS encoding GNAT family N-acetyltransferase: MLLKDAEVILRTITEEDLPRLWELAFKEEHPAWKKWDAPYFEHKSLTFAEYELRKEQVVNQEDMLAIEINGKIEGTVSYYWEHEPSLWLEMGIVIYSPEYWNGGYGTRALKLWISHLFQTKPIARTGYTTWSGNERMVKVGEKLGMTMEARLRKCRIYKGVHYDSIRMGILREEWEANPVFELAGSAAGE, from the coding sequence ATGTTACTGAAAGACGCTGAAGTTATTCTGCGGACCATCACCGAAGAAGATCTGCCCCGGTTATGGGAGCTGGCTTTTAAGGAAGAGCATCCGGCGTGGAAAAAGTGGGACGCTCCCTATTTTGAGCATAAATCACTGACGTTTGCTGAATATGAGTTGCGGAAGGAGCAGGTAGTCAACCAGGAGGATATGCTGGCCATCGAAATCAACGGCAAGATAGAAGGGACGGTCAGCTATTACTGGGAGCATGAGCCATCTCTGTGGCTGGAAATGGGAATCGTCATTTATTCGCCGGAATATTGGAATGGCGGTTATGGGACCAGGGCATTGAAACTCTGGATCAGCCACCTTTTCCAAACAAAGCCGATTGCCCGGACCGGCTACACCACCTGGTCAGGAAATGAGCGGATGGTCAAGGTCGGCGAAAAGCTGGGTATGACGATGGAAGCCAGGCTGCGGAAATGCCGGATTTACAAAGGCGTCCATTATGATTCAATCAGGATGGGCATTTTGCGTGAAGAGTGGGAAGCTAATCCCGTCTTTGAATTGGCTGGGTCCGCAGCTGGAGAATAA
- a CDS encoding exonuclease domain-containing protein, with protein MNINKKGLLVDVETTGLAPGGDEIIELAFILFSYDGATGEILQVEEKESFLREPLSSRALRNYSSAYRIHGIPFEMVRGQVFHDESVQSFLNKADSVFAHNASFDRSFMYQMYPEVNDLKWYCTMKGVQWKKYGFANSKLATLLSAHNITDHQTHRAMDDITYLMELMKQQNPDGGLFLKEVLEKGPMRKYQPAKKPGRTYSWSAGSSIDPPFN; from the coding sequence ATGAATATAAACAAAAAAGGACTGCTGGTCGATGTAGAAACAACAGGCCTGGCTCCTGGCGGGGACGAAATCATCGAACTGGCATTTATTCTGTTTTCTTATGATGGAGCTACAGGTGAAATCCTCCAGGTTGAGGAAAAGGAGTCTTTCCTTAGGGAGCCGCTTTCAAGCAGGGCCCTTAGAAATTACAGCAGTGCCTACAGGATTCATGGTATTCCGTTTGAAATGGTAAGGGGACAGGTTTTCCATGATGAGTCAGTCCAGTCCTTCCTTAATAAAGCCGATTCTGTATTTGCCCATAATGCATCATTTGACAGAAGCTTCATGTATCAGATGTATCCTGAAGTGAATGACCTTAAATGGTATTGCACCATGAAGGGAGTACAATGGAAAAAGTATGGCTTTGCCAACAGCAAACTGGCGACCCTTCTTTCCGCCCACAATATTACAGACCATCAAACTCACAGGGCGATGGACGATATTACATATCTGATGGAGCTCATGAAGCAGCAGAACCCGGACGGTGGCCTGTTTTTAAAAGAGGTGCTTGAAAAAGGGCCGATGAGAAAATACCAGCCTGCGAAAAAACCGGGGAGAACCTATTCGTGGAGCGCCGGCAGCAGCATTGATCCGCCCTTCAATTAA